A genomic window from Fibrobacterota bacterium includes:
- a CDS encoding MotA/TolQ/ExbB proton channel family protein has translation MNPTSLIQTLAPVLFTIEIALYVLLGGLGLAGLVLFIWRWNSISAATGDADKWRALLSKDLDKGANLDHITVTVEEERTLPGRVVKLGKENIGLSPEALEKVYDVQESTERRHLETGVSFLGTVGANAPFLGLTGTVLGILIAFNKFAQAGGKGSTEVMVAIARALVATALGLIIAIPAVVAFNILKNRIKILLDRSREVRGLVVARSLNAAAKES, from the coding sequence ATGAATCCCACAAGTCTGATCCAAACCCTGGCCCCGGTGCTGTTCACCATCGAAATCGCCCTGTACGTGTTGCTGGGCGGTTTGGGCTTGGCCGGCCTTGTCCTGTTCATTTGGCGTTGGAACTCGATTTCCGCGGCCACGGGCGACGCCGACAAGTGGCGCGCGTTGTTGTCCAAGGATCTGGACAAGGGCGCGAACCTGGACCACATCACCGTGACGGTGGAAGAAGAGCGCACCCTCCCGGGCCGCGTGGTGAAGCTGGGCAAGGAAAACATCGGGCTTTCGCCGGAAGCGCTGGAGAAGGTCTACGACGTCCAGGAGTCCACCGAACGTCGCCACCTGGAAACCGGCGTGTCCTTCCTGGGCACCGTGGGCGCCAACGCCCCGTTCCTGGGTCTGACAGGAACTGTCCTAGGCATCCTGATCGCGTTCAACAAGTTCGCGCAGGCCGGGGGCAAGGGATCCACCGAGGTGATGGTGGCCATCGCGCGCGCGCTGGTGGCCACCGCGTTGGGTCTGATCATCGCGATCCCCGCGGTGGTGGCCTTCAACATCCTGAAAAACCGCATCAAGATCCTGCTCGACCGCTCCCGCGAGGTGCGTGGGCTGGTGGTGGCGCGCAGCCTGAACGCCGCCGCCAAGGAGTCCTGA
- a CDS encoding biopolymer transporter ExbD → MAAATGNDDEMISSINITPLVDIFLVLLIIFMITSSVIDQREIMVQIPKAANAGSQAPKASGLVLDKDGNLFLDGQASDSLTISGFLAQAVRANPDHQVLIGADRELKYQSVVGAIDLVRGAGITKYALKVVRP, encoded by the coding sequence ATGGCCGCCGCGACCGGTAACGACGACGAGATGATCTCGTCGATCAACATCACGCCGCTGGTGGACATCTTCTTGGTTTTGTTGATCATCTTCATGATCACCAGCTCCGTGATCGACCAGCGCGAGATCATGGTCCAGATCCCCAAGGCCGCCAATGCCGGGTCGCAAGCACCCAAGGCGTCGGGCTTGGTTCTGGACAAGGACGGCAACCTGTTCCTGGACGGCCAAGCTTCGGATTCCCTCACGATTTCCGGCTTCCTGGCCCAAGCGGTGCGCGCCAATCCCGATCATCAAGTGTTGATCGGGGCGGATCGCGAACTCAAGTACCAGTCCGTGGTGGGAGCCATCGATCTGGTGCGTGGCGCCGGCATCACCAAGTACGCGCTGAAAGTGGTTCGCCCGTGA
- a CDS encoding energy transducer TonB — MNGSSLRRVRRKGTLGPVPPSLRVPATPRPGLGRKEWIGVGVFLAFWGVIFGLAVTLRDVVPLDDMVTFIDVKEEPPPPPPPSLPPPPPPPKEIPPPVKTPPDPDQKPPEPTPDPPPPQFGIPADGTAANGGFAVATGNSLMVKADTTVKKTPPPLPTAPVQSNFDVQVSQAASPAYPEWALDQGVEAVVDVMITLDDKGKVSDIKILRSGGADFDKSVQAAIYATKFKPLVELGRAVPCSFKKQYRFRLDG, encoded by the coding sequence GTGAACGGCTCGTCTCTTCGCCGGGTTCGCCGGAAAGGGACGCTGGGCCCGGTTCCGCCGAGCCTGCGGGTTCCGGCCACACCGCGTCCCGGCCTGGGCCGCAAGGAGTGGATCGGTGTCGGGGTGTTCCTCGCCTTCTGGGGTGTGATCTTCGGCTTGGCCGTCACGTTGCGCGATGTGGTGCCGCTGGACGACATGGTGACGTTTATTGACGTCAAGGAGGAGCCTCCTCCACCGCCTCCGCCCTCATTGCCGCCGCCACCTCCGCCGCCCAAGGAAATTCCGCCTCCGGTCAAAACTCCACCGGATCCGGACCAGAAACCACCGGAACCCACGCCGGATCCGCCGCCGCCACAATTTGGCATTCCCGCGGATGGCACGGCCGCCAACGGAGGATTCGCGGTGGCCACGGGCAACAGCCTGATGGTCAAAGCGGATACCACCGTCAAAAAAACGCCTCCTCCGCTGCCGACCGCACCTGTGCAGTCGAATTTCGATGTGCAGGTGAGCCAAGCCGCAAGCCCAGCTTATCCGGAATGGGCCTTGGACCAGGGCGTGGAAGCCGTGGTGGACGTGATGATCACCCTGGACGACAAAGGCAAGGTCTCCGACATCAAGATCCTGCGCAGCGGCGGGGCGGATTTCGACAAGTCGGTACAGGCGGCCATCTACGCCACCAAATTCAAACCCTTGGTGGAACTGGGCCGCGCGGTGCCGTGCAGTTTCAAAAAACAATACCGGTTCCGATTGGACGGTTGA
- a CDS encoding TonB-dependent receptor plug domain-containing protein, which translates to MRRIALFLLFAIAGSIGAQSAPDAKLVPVVVRSSAPVGSQVTLDGFPATMDSAGKFLASVQTDSLRRATGSFELCLLTSTQRLCTPIRPQGFDTLDIAPLEVKIDSVVETRDTIRTIVDTTHFDSTALQAPSSAKVVRSSAGNTVTVRGKRRPPRVLGQERVTVQTIKRLPGLAEPDVIRAVQALPGVVQSSDFSTKLYVRGSSSDQNLILFDNAPVYSPAHFGGLFSTFLADATGGLDFYKGGFDPKYGNRLSSVLLVSSKVGASDFDSTLDSTRTLRRWADKGLRATEGFVTRTDSDSLPKAKMQGSLRLTTLSGSLATDGRQGEASWALAGRRTWIGSALEAARDLDLTTFALDYDFWDWQGSAAWGRDGDTVRVSAYDGRDKLDLGPFKLDWGNRAIPVNVRKRLGSDWLLTGTGAYSRYDQVFSFTDIFEMKNEIETWTGRGELQYSPNPFHRITAGYEYNRFGVLFTQDIPVAMVTNTSDLESDLHSAWLQERWTMDSTKTLSVGLRAYNDMDLVHDIYLDPRASFSWRFAPDWKADLHWGHYTQYMTSIRFADMEIPTEFWYAAKNPMTPTTQNLASLGFERQNLTPMGLRVGLEGYYKDIHGVPLMVTSTTQQDDKAKDATGNDYFAERFVGLDGWAAGAEASVAKEDGWWTVTASYAVGWSALQRPDLVNELQTVKFDPYWADWDQRHTFKSTVGLNWVGRGKNEALAGSRKQVPLAAKILTSLFPPMIAFWTVDKADFFRSSVQVAANSGLPMTDYQGYDRTHEPGQGVDGGQVAGGWPTPGIDNNTEVIANPRNADRRPGYFRLDVTPFDFGRTGKWRFYYTIINVTDRENVYAINYNTKDTPPKREETYQFPILPFFFGYEYQF; encoded by the coding sequence ATGCGTCGAATCGCCCTGTTCCTATTGTTCGCAATCGCGGGTTCCATCGGAGCCCAAAGCGCGCCTGACGCGAAGTTGGTTCCCGTCGTGGTGCGATCGTCGGCCCCTGTCGGGAGCCAAGTCACCCTCGACGGTTTCCCGGCCACGATGGATTCCGCCGGCAAATTCCTGGCCAGTGTCCAGACCGACAGTCTCCGACGAGCCACGGGAAGCTTCGAGCTTTGCCTCCTGACTTCCACCCAGAGGCTCTGCACCCCCATCCGGCCGCAGGGATTCGACACCCTGGACATCGCGCCTTTGGAAGTGAAGATCGACTCGGTGGTGGAGACCCGCGACACCATCCGCACCATCGTGGACACAACGCACTTCGATTCCACCGCCTTGCAAGCGCCCTCCAGCGCCAAGGTGGTGAGGTCGTCGGCAGGCAATACCGTGACGGTGCGCGGCAAGCGTCGCCCGCCCCGCGTTCTGGGCCAGGAGCGCGTCACGGTCCAGACCATCAAGCGCCTGCCGGGCCTGGCCGAACCCGACGTGATCCGCGCCGTGCAGGCCCTTCCCGGCGTGGTGCAGTCGTCGGACTTCTCCACCAAGCTCTACGTGCGCGGCTCCAGCTCCGACCAGAACCTGATCTTGTTCGACAACGCCCCGGTGTACAGCCCGGCGCACTTCGGTGGCCTGTTCAGCACCTTTTTGGCCGACGCCACGGGGGGCCTGGATTTCTACAAGGGCGGGTTCGATCCCAAGTACGGCAACCGACTCTCCAGCGTGCTTCTGGTGAGCTCCAAGGTGGGTGCCTCCGACTTCGATTCCACGTTGGATTCCACCCGCACCTTGCGCCGCTGGGCCGACAAAGGCCTGCGCGCCACGGAAGGATTCGTGACGCGGACGGATTCCGACAGCCTCCCCAAGGCGAAGATGCAGGGGTCGCTCCGCCTCACCACCCTTTCCGGGAGCCTGGCCACCGACGGTCGCCAGGGCGAGGCTTCGTGGGCCTTGGCTGGGCGCCGCACCTGGATCGGGTCGGCCCTGGAAGCCGCCCGCGACCTGGATCTCACCACCTTCGCGCTGGACTACGACTTCTGGGACTGGCAAGGTTCGGCCGCCTGGGGGCGCGACGGCGACACGGTGAGGGTTTCCGCCTACGACGGGCGCGACAAGCTGGACCTGGGACCGTTCAAGCTGGATTGGGGCAACCGGGCGATCCCCGTGAACGTGCGCAAGCGTCTGGGCAGCGACTGGTTGCTGACCGGAACCGGGGCCTATTCCCGCTACGACCAGGTCTTCTCCTTCACCGACATCTTCGAGATGAAAAACGAGATCGAGACCTGGACGGGCCGCGGCGAGCTGCAGTACAGCCCCAATCCCTTCCATCGCATCACGGCCGGCTACGAATACAACCGCTTCGGGGTGCTGTTCACCCAGGACATCCCGGTGGCCATGGTCACCAACACCTCCGACCTGGAATCGGACCTGCATTCGGCCTGGCTCCAGGAACGATGGACGATGGACAGCACCAAGACCTTGAGCGTGGGATTGCGGGCCTACAACGACATGGACCTGGTTCACGACATCTACCTGGATCCCCGGGCGAGCTTCTCCTGGCGCTTCGCCCCTGATTGGAAGGCCGACCTGCACTGGGGGCACTACACCCAATACATGACCTCCATCCGCTTCGCCGACATGGAGATCCCCACCGAATTCTGGTACGCCGCGAAGAATCCCATGACCCCCACCACCCAGAACCTGGCCTCGCTGGGCTTCGAACGACAAAACCTGACGCCCATGGGGCTTCGGGTGGGTCTGGAGGGCTACTACAAGGACATCCACGGCGTGCCCCTGATGGTGACCAGCACCACCCAGCAGGACGACAAGGCCAAGGACGCGACCGGCAACGACTACTTCGCCGAGCGGTTCGTGGGCCTGGACGGCTGGGCCGCCGGGGCGGAGGCCTCGGTGGCCAAGGAGGACGGCTGGTGGACGGTCACGGCCAGTTACGCCGTGGGCTGGTCGGCCCTTCAAAGGCCCGATCTGGTCAACGAACTCCAGACCGTGAAGTTCGATCCCTACTGGGCCGACTGGGACCAGCGCCACACATTCAAGTCCACCGTGGGACTCAACTGGGTGGGTCGCGGCAAGAACGAGGCCCTGGCGGGATCACGCAAGCAGGTGCCCCTGGCGGCCAAGATCCTCACCAGCCTGTTCCCGCCCATGATCGCCTTCTGGACGGTGGACAAGGCCGACTTCTTCCGCTCCAGCGTGCAGGTGGCGGCCAACTCGGGCCTGCCCATGACCGACTACCAGGGCTACGACCGCACCCACGAACCCGGGCAGGGCGTGGACGGCGGGCAGGTGGCGGGCGGATGGCCCACCCCGGGCATCGACAACAACACCGAGGTGATCGCCAATCCCCGCAACGCAGACCGTCGCCCCGGATACTTCCGCCTGGACGTGACGCCCTTCGACTTCGGACGCACCGGCAAGTGGCGCTTCTACTACACCATCATCAACGTCACCGACCGCGAAAACGTGTACGCGATCAACTACAACACCAAGGACACTCCTCCCAAGCGCGAGGAGACCTACCAGTTCCCCATCCTGCCGTTCTTCTTCGGCTACGAATACCAGTTCTGA
- a CDS encoding MotA/TolQ/ExbB proton channel family protein produces MNPTSLIQTLAPVLFTVEIALYAILGGLGLTGLVLFVWRWNAISAATGDADKWRTVLSQGLSKGGDLGHIHVTVEDERTLPGRVVKLGKDNIGLSPEALEKVYDVQESTERRHLETGVSFLGTVGANAPFLGLTGTVLGILIAFNKFAQAGGKGSTEVMVAIARALVATALGLMIAIPAVVAFNILKNRIKILLDRSREVRGLVVARSLNAAAKEV; encoded by the coding sequence ATGAATCCCACCAGTCTCATCCAAACCCTCGCCCCGGTGCTGTTCACCGTCGAGATCGCCCTCTACGCCATCCTGGGCGGCCTCGGCCTGACAGGACTTGTCTTGTTCGTGTGGCGCTGGAACGCGATCTCGGCCGCTACCGGCGATGCCGACAAGTGGCGCACGGTCCTGTCGCAGGGACTCTCCAAGGGCGGCGACCTGGGCCACATTCACGTGACGGTCGAAGACGAACGCACCCTGCCGGGTCGCGTGGTGAAGCTGGGCAAGGACAACATCGGCCTGTCGCCGGAAGCCCTGGAAAAGGTCTACGACGTCCAGGAGTCCACCGAGCGGCGCCATCTGGAAACCGGCGTGTCCTTCCTGGGCACGGTGGGCGCCAACGCCCCCTTCCTGGGGTTGACAGGAACCGTCCTGGGAATCCTGATCGCCTTCAACAAGTTCGCGCAGGCCGGCGGCAAGGGCTCCACCGAAGTGATGGTGGCCATCGCCCGCGCCCTGGTGGCCACGGCGCTGGGATTGATGATCGCCATCCCGGCAGTGGTGGCCTTCAACATCCTGAAAAACCGCATCAAGATCCTGCTGGACCGTTCCCGCGAAGTGCGCGGTCTGGTGGTGGCGCGCAGCTTGAACGCCGCCGCCAAGGAGGTGTGA
- a CDS encoding biopolymer transporter ExbD has protein sequence MAAATANDDEMIASINITPLVDIFLVLLIIFMITSSVIDQREIMVQIPKAANAGSQAPKASGLVLDKDGRLFLDGQISDSTNISTFLQAMVRDNPDHQVLIGADRDLKYQSVVGAIDLVRGAGVTKYALKVVRP, from the coding sequence ATGGCCGCCGCGACCGCCAACGACGACGAGATGATCGCGTCGATCAACATCACCCCGCTGGTGGACATCTTCCTGGTCCTGTTGATCATCTTCATGATCACCAGCTCCGTGATCGACCAGCGCGAAATCATGGTGCAGATCCCCAAGGCGGCCAACGCCGGATCGCAGGCGCCCAAGGCTTCGGGGCTGGTGCTGGACAAGGACGGGAGGTTGTTCCTCGACGGACAGATTTCGGATTCCACCAACATCTCCACCTTCCTGCAGGCAATGGTGCGCGACAACCCCGACCACCAGGTGCTGATCGGGGCCGACCGCGACCTCAAGTACCAGTCGGTGGTGGGGGCCATCGATCTGGTGCGCGGGGCGGGGGTCACGAAGTACGCGTTGAAGGTGGTGCGCCCGTGA
- a CDS encoding energy transducer TonB → MNASTVRRLRRKGAMGPVPPSLRVPVTPRSRPGRREWIAVGLFLALWGAIFGLALGLRDVVALDEVVTLVDVKEEPPPPPPPALPPPPPKEIPPPVKTPPDPDQKPPPPTPDPPPPQFGIPADGTSANGGFAVATGNSLMTRADTVVKKTPPPLPSAPVLSNYDVQVSKAVEPSYPEWALDQGVEAVVDVMVTLDQMGKVSDIRILRSGGKDFDEAVRKAVYATAFKPLVELGRAVSCSFKKQYRFRLDG, encoded by the coding sequence GTGAACGCGTCGACCGTCCGCCGCTTGCGCAGAAAGGGCGCGATGGGGCCGGTTCCGCCCAGTCTGCGCGTACCCGTCACGCCGCGGTCCAGGCCAGGGCGCAGGGAATGGATCGCGGTGGGGCTCTTTCTGGCCCTTTGGGGTGCGATCTTCGGGCTTGCCCTGGGGTTGCGGGACGTGGTGGCCCTGGACGAGGTGGTGACCTTGGTGGACGTGAAGGAGGAGCCTCCTCCACCTCCTCCGCCGGCCTTGCCGCCGCCTCCACCCAAGGAGATCCCGCCTCCGGTCAAGACTCCTCCCGATCCGGACCAGAAGCCACCTCCACCCACGCCGGATCCGCCTCCGCCGCAATTCGGCATTCCGGCCGACGGCACCTCCGCCAACGGCGGATTCGCGGTGGCCACGGGCAACAGCCTGATGACCCGCGCGGACACGGTGGTGAAGAAGACCCCGCCGCCCTTGCCTTCCGCGCCGGTCTTGTCAAATTATGACGTACAGGTCAGCAAGGCGGTGGAGCCCAGCTACCCGGAGTGGGCCCTGGACCAGGGCGTGGAAGCGGTGGTGGACGTGATGGTGACGTTGGACCAGATGGGGAAGGTGTCCGATATCCGGATCCTGCGCAGCGGGGGCAAGGATTTCGACGAAGCGGTCCGGAAGGCCGTATACGCCACCGCGTTCAAACCGCTGGTGGAATTGGGCCGGGCGGTGTCGTGCAGTTTCAAAAAACAATACCGGTTTAGGTTGGATGGGTGA
- a CDS encoding NERD domain-containing protein/DEAD/DEAH box helicase, with the protein MATLHSQPHSPSRAEIRFADACRNLSDGWHVFFGVEWTSVGRGGEADHSGEMDAVLYHREYGLLVVEVKGGGVRRNGDLWSSLGRDGWHAIKNPLQQVKESSYFLVHEIKALTRANPQGGFPLVAWGLCFPDVDVSRKQWLGNDLMEHQILSRADLDRLESRAVEILLRVGHGLHHQSPSPQLEKLILERFHPCFSLLPPAEVVLQEESRLMLQATDHQQQFLLAARSIRRLAVEGCAGSGKSILAADRARLLLRDGEHVLLLCYSKYLADRWREDVRLSGVEVATFHELSKKWIEAAGIEWPSHEDHESWEAEVSLRLAQAQAKRPFKRWSAVVVDEGQDFHPDWWPLVEGFLEQPSEDSFTIFLDSRQNLLHRARALPPDMPVFHLSISVRNTRSIVEWIHARTGWDLAADPLCPEGEPPRVRKWKSPAEQALFLREDLQEFAKQGILPNRVLVVSCRDKETSGLSILPTDLPAGWSSPPDIWRTDRANIDSALRTRGLESDIVILADVEPNTSTDRIYAGATRARHRLVVYERA; encoded by the coding sequence ATGGCCACGCTCCATTCGCAGCCCCACAGCCCCAGCCGTGCCGAGATCCGCTTCGCGGATGCGTGCCGGAATCTGTCCGACGGATGGCACGTGTTCTTCGGGGTGGAATGGACCAGCGTCGGCAGAGGGGGCGAGGCGGACCATTCCGGCGAGATGGACGCGGTGCTCTACCACCGCGAATACGGCCTTCTGGTGGTGGAGGTGAAAGGTGGAGGCGTGCGCCGAAACGGCGACCTCTGGTCCAGCTTGGGACGCGACGGTTGGCACGCCATCAAGAACCCCCTCCAGCAGGTCAAGGAATCCAGCTATTTCCTGGTCCACGAGATCAAGGCGCTCACCCGGGCCAATCCCCAAGGAGGGTTCCCTCTGGTGGCTTGGGGGCTGTGCTTCCCGGACGTCGACGTGTCGCGCAAGCAGTGGCTGGGCAACGACCTGATGGAACACCAGATCCTGTCACGAGCCGACCTGGACCGATTGGAATCCCGTGCGGTGGAAATCCTGCTGCGCGTCGGACACGGCCTGCACCACCAGAGCCCATCGCCCCAATTGGAAAAGCTCATTCTGGAACGGTTCCACCCCTGCTTCTCCCTCCTGCCTCCCGCGGAAGTGGTGCTGCAGGAGGAATCGCGCCTCATGCTGCAGGCCACCGACCACCAGCAGCAGTTTTTGCTGGCCGCCCGTTCCATCCGCAGGCTCGCAGTGGAAGGTTGCGCCGGATCCGGCAAATCCATTCTGGCGGCCGACCGCGCCCGGCTTCTTCTGCGCGATGGCGAGCACGTGTTGCTGTTGTGCTACTCCAAGTACCTGGCCGACCGCTGGCGGGAAGACGTCCGCCTGTCCGGGGTGGAGGTCGCGACCTTCCACGAGCTGTCGAAAAAATGGATCGAGGCGGCCGGAATCGAATGGCCCTCCCACGAGGACCACGAATCCTGGGAGGCGGAGGTTTCGCTGCGCCTGGCCCAAGCGCAGGCCAAGCGCCCCTTCAAGCGCTGGAGCGCGGTGGTGGTGGACGAAGGACAGGATTTCCATCCCGACTGGTGGCCTCTGGTGGAGGGTTTCCTGGAGCAGCCCTCCGAGGACAGTTTCACGATCTTCCTCGATTCCCGCCAGAATCTGCTGCACCGCGCCCGTGCCCTGCCGCCGGACATGCCCGTGTTCCACTTGTCGATTTCCGTCCGCAACACGCGCTCCATCGTCGAATGGATCCATGCCCGCACCGGATGGGATCTGGCCGCCGACCCGCTCTGCCCGGAAGGCGAGCCCCCGCGCGTGCGCAAGTGGAAATCGCCGGCGGAACAAGCCCTGTTCCTGCGGGAAGACCTGCAGGAATTCGCCAAGCAGGGCATCCTCCCCAATCGCGTGCTGGTGGTGAGCTGCCGCGACAAGGAGACATCCGGGCTGTCGATCCTTCCCACCGACCTTCCCGCAGGATGGTCGTCGCCCCCGGACATCTGGCGGACCGATCGCGCCAACATCGACAGCGCCTTGCGCACCCGTGGCCTGGAATCGGACATCGTGATCCTCGCCGACGTGGAACCCAACACCTCCACAGACCGTATCTACGCAGGCGCCACCCGCGCCCGCCACCGCCTGGTGGTCTACGAACGGGCCTGA
- a CDS encoding response regulator gives MKQTTTRIDPTEMVCPVTGKRYETRPEWFLTSNHHSYRIGVLEGEIILCQSFGRTFVEDVVKYCSTIEAILGEFLTPGRKMVMLEDYTHLAASDNATRQTYIDFHTQHQDDLHGIFFFGLNPFLKLFVRLSRRILPLRFRVEAFNDYRETLEAAFHELGRSLFIDAVEPGDSRKVWRSATAYATFQPPDANAMVRVALHGSLERAQVPSLAHAFESFLASQALAPYRYFLHLDLTDFTNTSLLALFGAASSLNRLDQLFPAHHHVISGLSPVQRLAVAAMSFSCLRRTSLIPKGVDPASLIGTLPEVSSTAARFIRPSLWKRLNSRIGRDQQETAEKLMEFIGGIQWDSEGVATNPYPPSSPFHQVASSLLVVKSDFDHLLAERVRREHELESARLRAEEANRLQARFLANVSHEIRTPLNAILGMGEMLTDTPLEPQQHELLRTMRQSSQGLLTVINDILDLSRMEAGEFHLSQEPFDPALVFEDVGRMLGYLAISKGLEWRVHKLGAIPLALRGDPVRIRQVLINLAGNAVKFTEHGHVAMEMRRIVSSGGQVILQIRIEDTGPGIPSGRIGELFQPFRQLDGSLSRRHGGTGLGLAIAHNLVRQMGGSLGVESSPSGSVFTFRIHLAEVDPSLLKIESSATVPVELTGRILVAEDNRVNQKVVLGMLQKLGLEADVAENGRVALDRLAHHPAEHQLVLMDIQMPEMDGIEAVQRMRQGEAGEHGRRLPVIALTAHAMEGDREQFLRQGMDDYLSKPMRLQELRSVLERWLGKEHALEEDA, from the coding sequence GTGAAGCAGACCACCACCAGAATCGATCCCACGGAGATGGTCTGCCCGGTCACCGGCAAGCGCTACGAGACGCGTCCGGAATGGTTTCTCACCTCCAACCACCACAGCTACCGCATCGGCGTGCTGGAAGGCGAGATCATCCTCTGCCAGAGCTTCGGACGCACTTTCGTGGAGGACGTGGTCAAATACTGCTCCACCATCGAGGCCATCCTGGGCGAGTTCCTGACGCCCGGCCGGAAGATGGTGATGCTGGAGGACTACACCCATCTGGCCGCCAGCGACAACGCCACCCGCCAGACCTACATCGATTTCCATACCCAGCACCAGGACGATCTGCACGGGATCTTCTTCTTCGGGCTCAATCCGTTCCTGAAACTTTTTGTCCGCTTGTCGCGACGGATTCTGCCGCTGCGGTTTCGGGTGGAGGCGTTCAACGACTATCGCGAAACCCTGGAGGCGGCGTTCCACGAGCTTGGTCGATCCTTGTTCATCGATGCCGTGGAGCCAGGCGACTCCCGGAAGGTCTGGCGATCCGCCACCGCCTACGCCACCTTCCAGCCCCCCGACGCCAACGCCATGGTTCGTGTGGCCCTGCACGGCTCCCTGGAACGCGCCCAGGTTCCATCCCTCGCCCACGCCTTCGAGAGTTTCCTGGCCTCGCAAGCCCTCGCGCCTTACCGGTACTTCCTGCACCTGGATCTCACCGATTTCACCAACACCAGCCTTCTCGCCCTTTTCGGCGCGGCTTCGAGCCTCAATCGCCTGGACCAGCTGTTTCCCGCCCACCACCACGTGATCTCCGGGTTGTCGCCGGTCCAGAGACTCGCCGTGGCGGCCATGAGCTTTTCCTGCCTGCGACGCACCAGCCTGATCCCCAAAGGGGTCGATCCCGCTTCCCTCATCGGAACGCTGCCCGAGGTTTCCAGCACCGCCGCCAGATTCATCCGCCCCTCCCTCTGGAAGCGGTTGAACAGCCGCATCGGGCGCGACCAGCAGGAAACCGCAGAGAAGCTCATGGAGTTCATCGGCGGCATCCAGTGGGATTCCGAAGGGGTCGCCACCAATCCCTACCCCCCCTCCAGCCCCTTCCACCAGGTCGCATCGTCCCTGTTGGTCGTGAAGTCGGATTTTGACCACCTCCTGGCCGAGCGCGTGCGCCGCGAACACGAACTGGAATCCGCCCGCTTGCGCGCGGAGGAGGCCAACCGCCTGCAGGCGAGGTTCCTGGCCAACGTCTCCCACGAGATCCGCACGCCCCTCAACGCCATCCTGGGCATGGGCGAAATGCTCACCGATACGCCGTTGGAACCCCAGCAGCATGAACTGTTGCGCACCATGCGGCAGTCCTCGCAGGGCCTGCTCACCGTGATCAACGACATCCTGGACCTTTCCCGCATGGAAGCCGGCGAGTTCCATCTATCGCAGGAACCCTTCGATCCCGCATTGGTCTTCGAGGATGTCGGCAGGATGCTCGGGTACCTCGCGATTTCCAAGGGTCTGGAATGGCGGGTGCACAAGCTGGGGGCCATCCCGCTGGCGCTGCGCGGCGATCCGGTGCGGATCCGACAGGTTCTGATCAATCTCGCGGGCAACGCGGTGAAGTTCACCGAACACGGGCACGTGGCCATGGAAATGCGCCGGATCGTCTCTTCCGGCGGACAGGTGATCCTGCAGATCCGCATCGAGGACACGGGGCCGGGAATCCCCTCCGGGCGGATCGGCGAGCTTTTCCAGCCGTTTCGCCAACTGGACGGTTCGCTTTCGCGCCGACATGGCGGAACCGGACTCGGATTGGCCATCGCGCACAACCTGGTCCGGCAGATGGGCGGGTCGCTGGGCGTGGAAAGTTCGCCGTCGGGATCTGTCTTCACGTTCCGGATCCACCTGGCGGAAGTCGACCCGTCGCTTCTGAAGATCGAATCGTCGGCGACGGTTCCGGTCGAGCTGACCGGGCGCATCCTGGTGGCCGAGGACAATCGAGTGAACCAGAAGGTGGTCCTGGGGATGCTCCAGAAGCTCGGGCTGGAGGCGGACGTCGCCGAGAACGGCCGCGTGGCCCTCGATCGACTCGCCCACCATCCCGCCGAACACCAGCTGGTGTTGATGGACATCCAGATGCCGGAGATGGACGGCATCGAAGCGGTGCAGAGGATGCGCCAGGGCGAAGCCGGCGAACACGGCAGGCGCCTGCCCGTGATCGCCCTCACCGCGCACGCCATGGAGGGCGACCGGGAACAGTTCCTGCGCCAGGGAATGGACGACTACCTCTCCAAGCCGATGCGGCTGCAGGAACTGCGCAGCGTGCTGGAACGCTGGCTGGGCAAGGAACACGCTCTCGAGGAGGACGCCTAG